The following nucleotide sequence is from Myxococcota bacterium.
GGACGGCTTCCGGCCGCTCTCGCTCGGTCGGCTCGGCACCTCGTACGTCGTCGCGAGCGAGACCTGCGCGCTCGACCTGATCGGCGCGACCTACGAGCGCGACATCGAGCCCGGCGAGGTGGTGGTCGTGAGGCGCGGCCGGCTGCGCAGCCTGCGCCCCTTCGGGCGCGACCAGCGCGAGCACTTCTGCATCTTCGAGCACATCTACTTCGCGCGGCCCGACTCGAACCTGCTGCGCACCAACGTGTACTCGTTCCGCAAGGAGCTCGGGCGCGCGCTCGCGCGCGAGCACCCCGCGAAGGTGGACATGGTGGTTCCCGTCCTCGACTCGGGCGCCGCCGCCGCGCTCGGCTACGCCGAGGCCTCGGGCGTCCCCTACGAGACCGCGCTCATCCGCAACCACTTCGTGCAGCGCACCTTCATCGAGCCGACGCAGTCGATCCGCGACTTCCGCGTGCGCGTGAAGCACAACGCCGTGAGCGGCTTCGTCGAGGGCAAGCGCGTCCTGCTGGTCGACGACTCGATCGTGCGCGGGACCACGCTGCGCAAGATCGTGCAGCTCGTGCGCGAGGGCGGGGCGAGCGAGGTGCACCTGCGCGTCTCGTCGCCGCCGACGATCGGCCCGTGCCACTACGGCATCGACACGCCGACGCGCGACGAGCTCATCGCGCACCAGCACTCGGCGCGCGAGATCGCCGACCTCCTCGGTGCGGACTCGCTCGAGTACCTCTCGCTCGAGGCGCTGCGCGCGCTCGCGGCCGCGCAGATCAAGCACGGCATCTGCGACGCCTGCTTCAGCGACGAGTACCCGGTGCCCGTCGACGCCGAGCACGGCGCGCCCCAGCTCTCGCTCTTCCACACGCTCGACGACGGCGAGTAGCGCCGCGCCGGTCGGGGTGCGGTCGGGGTTTTCCCCAGGAACGCGCCCCGCCGATCGCCCCGAGACGGTCCAGCCACGCGCGCGTTCGTCCGATCCGGCCCGGCGGCGCGGCGACCCCGACGGGCGGGGCGCGCGGCGCCGGAGGGCCGATGCCGGACGCCGCGCGATCGCTCCGAGTCGGCTTCGACTCCGAGGCGGACTTCCGCCGCGAGTACCAGTCCAACATCGCCAACGGCGGCATCTTCGTCGCGACGAACGTCGGGTTCGACGCGCGCGAGGCCGTGCGCGTCGAGATCGGCCTCGACTGGATCGGCGAGGTCGTCGCGCTCGAGGGCGAGGTCGTGCACGTCGTGACGCGCGAGCTCGCGGGCGCGGCCGCGACGCCGGGCGTCGCCGTGCAGTTCACGCTGCGCGCGAGCGACCTGCGCGACCGCTTCGAGCCGCTGCTCGGCAAGGCCATCTCCGACGACGAGCGCGAGGCCGGCGACGGACGGCGCGCCGCGCGCCGCGCGCAGGTGCGGGTTCCCGCGATCGTGCGCACCGCGGACGGCCGCGAGATCGAGGGCCGCACGCGCGACCTCAGCCTCTCGGGTGCGCTCGTCGGCATCGGCGAGCACGATGTCGCGCCGGGCGAGTCGGTCGTCGTCGTGCTCGCGAACCCGTACGCGGACGCGGAGCTCGAGCTCGAGGGAACGGTGGTGCGGCGCGCGCCCGCGCCGGCCGGCGCGGGAACCGCGGTCGGCATCCGCTTCGACGTCGAGCCGCGCGACGCGCGCACGGTCGAGGAGTTCGTCGAGGCCGTGCGCGCGGCCGAGCACCGCCGCCGGCTCGGCGGCATCACGGGCCCGATCGCCGAGGTCGGCATCGAGAACCTGCTCCAGATGTTCGGGACGTGCGCGCCGCGCGGCACGCTGCGGCTCGTCTGCGGCGACGACGAGGGCGTCGTGATGTTCGAGCAGGGCATGCTGCGCTGCGCGCGGCTCGGCGAGAGCGCGGGGCGCAAGGCGCTCGCGCGCCTGCTCGAGTTCCGCGAGGGCACCTTCGAGTTCGAGGCGCGCACCGACGAGGCCGCCTATCGCGGCGACCCGCTGCCCCTCGACGCCGCGATGCTCGACGCGCTGCGGCTGCTCGACGAGAGCCAGCGCCCGGGTGCGGCGACGCTCGACCCCGCCGCGCGCCTCGCCGTCGACGCGGCGAAGCTGCGCGCGGCGCGGGGCGAGCTCTCGCAGTCGGAGGAGGCGATCCTCGACCTCGCCGCCGTCGGCATGACGGTCGGCAAGGTCATCGACGTGATTCCCGAGCCCGACGAGGAGATCCGCCAGCAGATCCTCGCGCTCGTCGAGCGCGGGCTGCTCGCGATCCGCGACGCCGGCTGACGCCGCGCCCACGCGCACTGCGCGCGCCGCGCGCTCCGGGAGACCGCCGCCGCGCGCTAGAGCGCGGCGAGGATCGCGTCCGCGTGGCTCACCTCGAATTTCTGCGGCGCCTCGACGGCGAGCTTCTTGACCACGCCGTCCTCGACGATCATCGCGAAGCGCTGCGATCGCGTGCCGAGGCCCGCGACGCTCACGTCCATCTCGAGACCGAGCGCCTTCGTGAGGTCGCCGTTGCCATCGGCGAGCATCACGACCTTGTCGCCCGCGCCGCGGTCCTTGCCCCAGGCGCCCATCACGAAGCCGTCGTTGACCGACATGCAGACGATCGTGTCGACGCCCTTCGCCTTGATCGCGTCCGCCTTCTCGATGAAGCCCGGCAGGTGCTGCGCGGAGCAGAGCGGCGTGAACGCGCCCGGCACGGCGAACAGCACGACCTTCTTGCCCTTGAAGAGCTCGCCGGTCGTGACGTCCTGCGGCATGCCGTCCGCGTTCGGCGTCTTGAGCTTGAGATCCGGGATGCGGTCGCCTTCCTTGATCGCCATCGGGGGCTCCTTTCGGCGCCGTCGTCGGGCGGGTGTCCGTCGACGGGCGTGCGAGATGCGGTTTCGAGGCGCGGGATCCTAGGCGCAAGGGTGCGCCCGGGGCAATACGTCACGGGTTCTAGGCCGGGCTCTGTCGCGGCTGCTCGCCGCGCTGGATGAGCGTGTCGCGCGCGAAGCGCGCGTCGTCGCGCGCGGGGTGGTCGAGGTTGTAGTGGAGGCCGCGGCTCTCCTTGCGCGACTGGGCCGCGGCGATCACGAGCTTCGCGACCGTCGCCAGGTTGCGCAGCTCGATCAGGTCCGGCGTCACGCGGAAGTTCCAGTAGTACTCGTCGATCTCCTCGCGCAGGAGCTCGACGCGCCGGCGCGCGCGCGCGAGGCGCTTGTCGCTGCGCACGATGCCGACGTAGTTCCACATGAAGCGGCGGATCTCGTCCCAGTTCTGGGTGATGACGACGGCCTCGTGGCTCTCGGTGGCGTCGCCGGCCTCCCAGGCCGGGACGTCGCCGACGTCGCGCAGGTCGGCGAGGCGCGCGATCGACGCGGCGGCCGCGGCCTCCGCGAACACGAGCGCCTCGAGCAGCGAGTTCGACGCGAGCCGGTTCGCGCCGTGGAGCCCCGTG
It contains:
- the purF gene encoding amidophosphoribosyltransferase, which gives rise to MRHDVVRERCARLADAHRADRFHDECGVFGIWGHEEAAHITYLGLYALQHRGQEACGIVASNGHEHIAHRAQGLVADTFGEGTLQRLAGRHAIGHVRYSTAGGSSIRNAQPICATTDGGPVAIAHNGNLVNALAIRKELEGRGAIFSSNADSEVILHLLARSREPSLEERLIDALSRVKGAFSLVMLTDEALIAARDPDGFRPLSLGRLGTSYVVASETCALDLIGATYERDIEPGEVVVVRRGRLRSLRPFGRDQREHFCIFEHIYFARPDSNLLRTNVYSFRKELGRALAREHPAKVDMVVPVLDSGAAAALGYAEASGVPYETALIRNHFVQRTFIEPTQSIRDFRVRVKHNAVSGFVEGKRVLLVDDSIVRGTTLRKIVQLVREGGASEVHLRVSSPPTIGPCHYGIDTPTRDELIAHQHSAREIADLLGADSLEYLSLEALRALAAAQIKHGICDACFSDEYPVPVDAEHGAPQLSLFHTLDDGE
- a CDS encoding PilZ domain-containing protein, coding for MPDAARSLRVGFDSEADFRREYQSNIANGGIFVATNVGFDAREAVRVEIGLDWIGEVVALEGEVVHVVTRELAGAAATPGVAVQFTLRASDLRDRFEPLLGKAISDDEREAGDGRRAARRAQVRVPAIVRTADGREIEGRTRDLSLSGALVGIGEHDVAPGESVVVVLANPYADAELELEGTVVRRAPAPAGAGTAVGIRFDVEPRDARTVEEFVEAVRAAEHRRRLGGITGPIAEVGIENLLQMFGTCAPRGTLRLVCGDDEGVVMFEQGMLRCARLGESAGRKALARLLEFREGTFEFEARTDEAAYRGDPLPLDAAMLDALRLLDESQRPGAATLDPAARLAVDAAKLRAARGELSQSEEAILDLAAVGMTVGKVIDVIPEPDEEIRQQILALVERGLLAIRDAG
- a CDS encoding peroxiredoxin, with translation MAIKEGDRIPDLKLKTPNADGMPQDVTTGELFKGKKVVLFAVPGAFTPLCSAQHLPGFIEKADAIKAKGVDTIVCMSVNDGFVMGAWGKDRGAGDKVVMLADGNGDLTKALGLEMDVSVAGLGTRSQRFAMIVEDGVVKKLAVEAPQKFEVSHADAILAAL